One genomic segment of Drosophila melanogaster chromosome 3R includes these proteins:
- the AP-1sigma gene encoding adaptor protein complex 1, sigma subunit, isoform A: protein MMLFMLLFSRQGKLRLQKWYMAYPDKVKKKITRELVTTILARKPKMCSFLEWKDCKIVYKRYASLYFCCAIEQNDNELLTLEIIHRYVELLDKYFGSVCELDIIFNFEKAYFILDELLIGGEIQETSKKNVLKAIASQDLLQEDETPQSFFDDHGLG, encoded by the exons atg ATGCTTTTCATGCTGCTGTTTAGTCGGCAGGGCAAACTGCGGTTACAAAAGTGGTACATGGCCTATCCGGATAAGGTGAAAAAGAAGATCACCCGGGAACTGGTCACTACGATACTGGCCCGCAAGCCCAAAATGTGCTCCTTTCTGGAGTGGAAGGACTGCAAAATTGTCTACAAAAG GTATGCCAGCTTGTATTTCTGTTGCGCCATCGAGCAGAACGACAACGAACTGCTGACACTGGAGATCATTCATCGCTATGTGGAGCTGTTGGATAAGTACTTCGGCAGC GTCTGCGAGCTGGACATTATCTTTAACTTTGAAAAAGCATACTTTATCCTGGATGAGCTGCTCATTGGCGGCGAAATCCAGGAGACGTCCAAAAAGAACGTACTTAAGGCGATTGCCTCGCAGGATCTGCTCCAAGAG GATGAGACCCCGCAGAGTTTCTTCGACGATCACGGCCTGGGCTAA
- the AP-1sigma gene encoding adaptor protein complex 1, sigma subunit, isoform B, which yields MMLFMLLFSRQGKLRLQKWYMAYPDKVKKKITRELVTTILARKPKMCSFLEWKDCKIVYKRYASLYFCCAIEQNDNELLTLEIIHRYVELLDKYFGSVCELDIIFNFEKAYFILDELLIGGEIQETSKKNVLKAIASQDLLQEDEAVEGTLRDIGLL from the exons atg ATGCTTTTCATGCTGCTGTTTAGTCGGCAGGGCAAACTGCGGTTACAAAAGTGGTACATGGCCTATCCGGATAAGGTGAAAAAGAAGATCACCCGGGAACTGGTCACTACGATACTGGCCCGCAAGCCCAAAATGTGCTCCTTTCTGGAGTGGAAGGACTGCAAAATTGTCTACAAAAG GTATGCCAGCTTGTATTTCTGTTGCGCCATCGAGCAGAACGACAACGAACTGCTGACACTGGAGATCATTCATCGCTATGTGGAGCTGTTGGATAAGTACTTCGGCAGC GTCTGCGAGCTGGACATTATCTTTAACTTTGAAAAAGCATACTTTATCCTGGATGAGCTGCTCATTGGCGGCGAAATCCAGGAGACGTCCAAAAAGAACGTACTTAAGGCGATTGCCTCGCAGGATCTGCTCCAAGAG GACGAAGCCGTTGAGGGCACTTTAAGAGACATTGGACTCCTCTAA
- the AP-1sigma gene encoding adaptor protein complex 1, sigma subunit, isoform D, whose product MMLFMLLFSRQGKLRLQKWYMAYPDKVKKKITRELVTTILARKPKMCSFLEWKDCKIVYKRYASLYFCCAIEQNDNELLTLEIIHRYVELLDKYFGSVCELDIIFNFEKAYFILDELLIGGEIQETSKKNVLKAIASQDLLQEQEEFFYSLQ is encoded by the exons atg ATGCTTTTCATGCTGCTGTTTAGTCGGCAGGGCAAACTGCGGTTACAAAAGTGGTACATGGCCTATCCGGATAAGGTGAAAAAGAAGATCACCCGGGAACTGGTCACTACGATACTGGCCCGCAAGCCCAAAATGTGCTCCTTTCTGGAGTGGAAGGACTGCAAAATTGTCTACAAAAG GTATGCCAGCTTGTATTTCTGTTGCGCCATCGAGCAGAACGACAACGAACTGCTGACACTGGAGATCATTCATCGCTATGTGGAGCTGTTGGATAAGTACTTCGGCAGC GTCTGCGAGCTGGACATTATCTTTAACTTTGAAAAAGCATACTTTATCCTGGATGAGCTGCTCATTGGCGGCGAAATCCAGGAGACGTCCAAAAAGAACGTACTTAAGGCGATTGCCTCGCAGGATCTGCTCCAAGAG CAAGAAGAGTTCTTTTACTCGCTGCAATAG